Part of the Lotus japonicus ecotype B-129 chromosome 6, LjGifu_v1.2 genome, CGAACCGCGCCGCTGCTCCTGCTCTCCATCGCGTCGTCGACGATGTGTCTCTATCAGACTTCACTAGCGAACCAagaattcaaccaaaaatccAAAAAGCGAAGAGAATTACACAGAAAATtgaacttctctcaaccaaatcacaatccacgtagaccgggaatcgaaatctaccgttccccacagactgcgccaaatgttctatccatgaACATAGAGATGACGTacggtacctagagtgaaaggatcgtgatgtgagaatctagagagagtaagagcgtaaccgcttagagagagaaagtaactgaatttcaatcttgttatttctcaaatgagctaagagtcccatacaattggtaaccgtcccctatttatagatttgggggttgggcttggcgcccctaactTCTCTTAATGGGTCAAttgggcctcccgggagaaggccTAATTTCCTGGCTTGCACGTCGCCCTGGGCTAGCGTGCCTGGGcgaggtgtaacaccccgatttcggtggcgtcactttagtaacccaagataaaataaagcggaaaagcaggtattttttttccgttttctttttaaataaaaagacttgtcgaaataaagactcaacccaatcgcgattaactgcgattaatatacaataaaagcacagcccttgctgcaaccaaaatcatcgtcacgagtgtcctcaagtgacagaaagtaacatcaagtaactaaaagtattgcccaacggcaaacaagtgcgacccatagttaGGGTCATAAGTTTTATAGATACAGTCCTCCAataaagtaagtcagcccaaaacggcctccaaaagacttcctacgtccgacaatctccctgtgatcctcatggaagggaatcacacaaaagctaatagtcggggacctaccctgccccaaaataagaaatgaaaatcagagctatgacaacgaaacccgatatactacacccctaacatcgaccctcatccgatcctgcatgaagtccgggtccacgtcgaaggctcagtagtagtcatttcgctccgggtctaccccgaacgacgaagcatcacgaaacaatccgtcaacggcatctgacaaaaagggcatacatagccccccacacacaggtagcacgcgcaagggtcaacttacagaatatagTATAATGAATACAAGACAaaaggtaaagtataagggggtatatatatatgttgtatatatatatatatatacatataagttctgcattgtctaccctaaggtatgtacatagcatgttatcaaatctctagtacaattcaattatcaaaacacataacgatgtttatcaacatcaaatcatcaaaacacataacgatgtttattaacatcaaatcatcaaaatctcaacaaatatagttagagtgcatgttatgtcaatgcaacgtcaattcaaaaggttccggaagaagtaggctgggcacgatcgagtcggtcctaacactggcattgtgtcgaccctcgggtgtcgcttacaaccttgacatagccagatcagtcctaaccctgtgggtcgacttttccctccgctatgcctgacatcaacaggtcgatcctaaccttacggtcgatcatatcccccatcgaatgcccgagttacccgaaggcatatactgtacccgaaggcatatactgtacccgaaggtatatactgtacccgaaggcatatactgtacccgaaggtatatactgtggTCATAGACCGAAACTTGCTTAATCAGCAAAAGTGTTAGAGTTTATTGGCTCTAttgtaccctaaggtaaaatgtcgattctgcgacaaaggACATGTaactataaaaagagtgcaatcacccttgatgacttcttgagtcatctgactcatcaaatttcgatggtcaaaaactgctcagcgagcggaagtgtataagcatactcagaaacttatgagcttccccaaaacttcgattcggcgacacttctcattttccaaaactaatatccaaatcctagaagttcatttgagatcattaacatttaattaaaagagtttgaatgttgtttaaagcattatggaatttctcatgaaaatattttctttccaaaactataagttcaaaagatcccgatatccccaaaatcccatgagaaggtcttgaaaccacaaaagaagacaagagtctGAACCTCAATTCGTCTTGTCGAGATAAACCCTTAAGAATTCGCCACCAACGGGGCATAACGAACCGTTATTCCTCACATTTTGGTAGTCCACGAATAAACGATATAAATTGCACCATATGGTCagcatattccaataataattgcatgttccaaaataatgtgcacaagtattcacatagcctaagattaaccatttaatcacttagcaagtatggcatgtgaatcaagtaattgcggtaaaacataaccctgtcctatccactaggaagcagtaagacGGAAATCGGTAAacagccgaagcctctcagaaaaaggAGACACACGCCTCATATTAGTTTCACACGGCCAAAGCCTAAATACATTTTCTCcagtcaaagcgataaagaaacataaataagcaagtcgaagttatcgacgcctaaagcattagctagcagtgtaagttgcccttacctccagttcttccagaatcacagtgtaagtcacactcccaagcttgctcagtcaagtctaaggtttccacaaacgaaccttagagcaaacaaagcaaaatcaatcaaaataagtcgatacattcaaaacaatactaactaacgttagacaaagctcaaggagcttcagagtaccacatttaggcacgaatggagaGGCTtttcccgaatggatgagttttgactcgattcaagttttgtaaaaaaacactttattcactaaaatgtgcataactcgagctacagaactcagaatgacacgaaaccagagcCAACATTTCGTCAACgaagagagctacgctatagctcaggccatacagacccaaaaattatttttggacacggtaccatggcatataagtttcggccactatcaaaatagggcttcccgaactttttcttcaatctaatttaattcctaggtattcttaggcgatatctaggccagggaaactctcagaaaaattatcgggtcgaaaactatcgcaggggtattttgttcaatatttttagctcagaatttcaaaattggaatttcgaaaaacaaattggatggggacgttaccaacgacgtttatgacaactaatcctactagctctaagctaagtcgagagttttaaaccgAAAGTACGAAACTTTGcctcaaaatgggtttttcaagcagaattggaattcggcggcatttcggcaacattcggcaaaatgtaatccgctagaagtacccttgggcacgtagggaatatgtttagacactaaaatcaagttatttggacagttttacaaatagctcaaaactttgagcacagaaagacatagagaaaagcgacagaattgacgatcagaaggaaggaatagcatctatacctcgaggtctatgcgtagcaacgaacggtgcagcgatcaggcaagaaacggcgaaaatcttttctcctccctctcctctcaagctcgcggcctctCCAATGGCAATGGTGgggtttttgattttttttttcattttcttgctatttataggttttataaaatgcggaaaaatgaaaatttcgcgattccgatttctcCTGcgtattcctctgtgaattctaagataggttatggcgacagaattccagaactcaaaacaggtttcttggaattaaatcaaacgatccaaagtcggtgtaaatcgattttacccaaaaaactactttttgcagtcgatgtcggatgagaaaacttcgttctgaagaaagattagaaacatcgagagaaataggtgtacgcgtgtggaatcttcgtttgaagctccgaatagaaaaagtcttcatcgtcggttgattttagggttcttgaactatcagggtttcggtttcggcaaacttccgagtattgaaATTTGacattcgtacattccagggtttcgtatcgaaacgcttgtttatagacgaataagagaagttctaacatttctctgaagatttttggaattagcttccatcgtgTTTTAAAGAGTAAATttgctatttactagcgttcttgacctaggtttaagcaaATACtactcgtgctataacttttatcgactttgatacattccttagctttttcctgaactttctccttcacaaatttattccattcaataaacacttgtttagGTTTTCCTTCAtgcacgttacatcaaattaatcgtgaaaagaaattttattcagtttattccaaacttaaaaacttgggtctcacacgaGGGACcttagggtctcgcccagtccaaaacAAACATGGGCAGTAGCCAGTAATCAAGCTCCACTATGATCAAATAAGGTACAAGAGAGTCTTAAATAACAGCACAAATCGTGCTCAACGGCTTTAACCTTCTAGAATTTTCCTCCTAGATTTATGGATAACGAAACTAGGAAGAAGCCAACTGACATTCTTCATGAAACTCGATGCTAAAATCCGTTGATTAATAGCACTAATTACCATAATTCAGAAGTACAGGAGCTGACATgaacagaactccaagaatttacTAATATCTTACCCAAAAAGAAAGCCACACAGGATACGGATAATCCTTAGATTTCACCACTCATAACTATCAGGTGCTTCATTCAATTTCACAAAATGGTAGTACTTAATTCTTTGAACATCAAGAAATTGAACCGTGGCAGATCTcagatatatgtatatatatataaacatgcatATGCCAATTTAGATAAAGATAAACAATTATAGGTGTTTGTTCTAGGCAATCTATTAGACCAGGTAGTGCTCCAGCTGAACACCTTTGGCCTTCAATGGCTCATACTCACCATGATACACTTCAAGATGATCTGACAAAGCAGACTTGTCAATATTCTGATGATGGTAGGACTTGCAAACAAAGTAAAGCACAGATTGGATCACAAGCCCAAACAGAAGCATATGAGACAAAAGTATGAGACACAAGATCCCATAAGCTGTTCTTTCCACATAACCCAGCTTCATTCCTTGCACCACCAACTTGTTGAACAAAAGGTAAATCAAAGAGGAGGGAACATTGAGCATCAAAACTATGAGTATTGACAAACCCATCTTCCCCTTTATCAACTCATTGCTCTTCATCATTGCTTTAAACCCATAAAAGTCTTCCAAAACCGTCACAACACTCGCCAATAGCCAAATCACAGTCAAATACACAAACCCAGCAATATAAAATATCCCCATGACAACCATAATTGGAATCGCATAACTCCGTCTCAGACCTGTGAGTGCCAGTATGACCAAAACAAAAAACGCCACAAAGTTGTAAATGAAAAGCGCCACAAAAGTGGAGAGAAAAGTGACCATGAGTCTCTTCCAGACTCTTGGGACAACGCTGAGGACTCCGCGAAACGTTATGTCTCTCGCGGTGTAGATCGAGGCGACGGTGTAGACGATGGCGGAGGTTGAGAGGAGGGAGAAGATGAGGAGGAAGGTGATGTAGGTAAGCTCCAAGAGCCAATAGGTGGCCCACTCGGAGGAGATGATCATGTTGGAGAGTTGTAAGtggatgaggaggatgaagGTGAGAGGGAGGATTAGAGTAAGGGTGATTTGGCTGAAGATTTTTCTGCATGAGACGATGATCTTGGAGGATTCTCTGTAGACTCCGAAGAGGCCTAGGAATTGCATCTCTTCTTGCTCTGTATCCATGTCTTGAGAATGAATTTGGAATAGGATGCTGAATGGCAATCGAAACGAATGGGTCTATGTTGATATCATTCTATCATGATTTAATGAAATCAAAGTTGACTCGGTTGGCTTTTGTTGATTCTTGCCACACTGATCCCAACTTAATTTAAGGAATAATGAgctgtctaaatgactcatgaaaaagtttgagttaaataatcaATCATCCAATTATATTGAAGATGAGTGAGTtaaaattattcaaaaaaaaagagcaatTATGATTATTTATTCTTTAAGTGAATCACGCCGATTATTTCAAATTCAGTATTCTCTTCAATTATAATAAAGACTCGTCATTACTATCTTAAATGTAGTGTGCAGAGATCGAATTCGAGAGTTATTCTCATAGGCTTAATTTGTGTTATTAAATGAGAGTCCGACCTTATaggtagtaattttttttttattgattagtAGACACCCATTTTGTAGGTTTATTTGATTTCTTAAtggataaaaatgataaatatgtAAGTTCTATAAAAACTAAGGTCAGACCAAAGGTTAtttt contains:
- the LOC130726614 gene encoding uncharacterized protein LOC130726614, translating into MDTEQEEMQFLGLFGVYRESSKIIVSCRKIFSQITLTLILPLTFILLIHLQLSNMIISSEWATYWLLELTYITFLLIFSLLSTSAIVYTVASIYTARDITFRGVLSVVPRVWKRLMVTFLSTFVALFIYNFVAFFVLVILALTGLRRSYAIPIMVVMGIFYIAGFVYLTVIWLLASVVTVLEDFYGFKAMMKSNELIKGKMGLSILIVLMLNVPSSLIYLLFNKLVVQGMKLGYVERTAYGILCLILLSHMLLFGLVIQSVLYFVCKSYHHQNIDKSALSDHLEVYHGEYEPLKAKGVQLEHYLV